A single Blastococcus colisei DNA region contains:
- a CDS encoding Rieske 2Fe-2S domain-containing protein — MLTREQNELLVRTDPGTPMGRLFRRYWIPALLAEEIPSPDCPPVRVKLLGENLIAFRDTQNRIGLLDEFCAHRTASLFFGRNEECGLRCAYHGWKYDVEGNLVDMPSEPEGSKFKERVKHTAYPCVERGGVIWTYMGPPDLQPPVPELEWMLLDDDQRFISKRLQESNYLQAMEGGIDSSHVSFAHRFNLDDDPMHSGTEGNKYLKADTRPKFEVAESDGGLLIGARRTADEENYYWRITQWIMPWYTIIPPFGTHNPLGGHAWVPIDDENCWAWSWNYHPARPLSEAELDAMRAGDGIHVKYIPGTFRPLANRSNDYLIDRQAQAENKSFSGVEGISAQDFSLQESMGAICDRTKERLGTSDAAIILARRRLLAAVEQLDELDVLPGSAPEHQRVRSTSLLLPRSVPFEEGAQEALIATPGQTFVSV; from the coding sequence ATGCTGACAAGGGAGCAGAACGAATTGCTCGTTCGAACCGACCCGGGAACGCCCATGGGTCGGTTGTTCCGGAGGTACTGGATCCCTGCCCTGCTGGCCGAGGAGATTCCGAGTCCTGACTGCCCGCCTGTTCGGGTGAAGTTGCTCGGCGAGAACCTGATCGCCTTTCGGGACACGCAAAACCGAATCGGGCTGCTCGACGAATTCTGCGCCCATCGAACTGCTTCGCTCTTCTTCGGCCGCAACGAAGAATGTGGACTGCGGTGCGCCTACCACGGGTGGAAATACGACGTGGAAGGAAACCTCGTCGACATGCCATCGGAGCCGGAAGGCTCCAAGTTCAAGGAACGCGTCAAGCACACGGCCTACCCCTGCGTGGAGCGTGGCGGCGTCATCTGGACCTACATGGGCCCGCCGGACCTGCAGCCGCCCGTGCCGGAACTCGAGTGGATGCTCCTCGATGACGATCAGCGCTTCATCTCCAAGCGTCTGCAGGAGTCGAACTACCTGCAGGCGATGGAGGGCGGAATCGACTCCAGCCACGTCTCCTTCGCCCACCGCTTCAACCTCGACGACGACCCGATGCACAGCGGCACAGAGGGGAACAAGTACCTCAAAGCGGACACGCGGCCGAAGTTCGAGGTCGCCGAATCCGACGGTGGGCTGCTCATCGGCGCGCGGCGGACGGCCGACGAGGAGAACTACTACTGGCGGATCACCCAGTGGATCATGCCGTGGTACACGATCATCCCGCCGTTCGGAACGCACAACCCCCTCGGCGGGCACGCCTGGGTCCCGATCGACGACGAAAACTGCTGGGCCTGGAGTTGGAACTACCACCCCGCGAGGCCCCTGTCCGAGGCCGAGCTGGACGCGATGCGGGCCGGCGACGGAATTCACGTCAAGTACATTCCCGGAACCTTCCGGCCCCTCGCCAACCGCTCGAACGACTACCTGATCGACCGGCAGGCGCAGGCGGAGAACAAGTCCTTCAGCGGCGTCGAAGGGATCTCGGCCCAGGACTTCTCCCTGCAAGAGAGCATGGGCGCGATCTGTGACCGCACCAAGGAACGCCTCGGGACGTCGGACGCGGCGATCATCCTTGCCCGCCGGCGACTCCTGGCCGCCGTCGAGCAGCTGGACGAGCTCGACGTGCTGCCCGGCTCAGCCCCGGAGCACCAACGCGTGCGCTCTACCTCTCTTCTGCTCCCGCGCTCCGTTCCGTTCGAGGAAGGAGCTCAGGAGGCGCTCATCGCTACCCCCGGACAGACCTTCGTCTCCGTCTGA
- a CDS encoding ABC transporter substrate-binding protein: MPTNLRLARACSAGATLMVATMLAACAGDSGGDGGGEGTQAAGGDACSGEEVAVGTTNSASDAPLYIAQDKGYFEDEGLSVTLQPFNSAAQMIAPLGAGDLQVGAGAPSAGFYNAVASGVELRIVADKGSMPENYGYMPLMVRKDLFDSGEVTEIADLEGRTVAEPAQGTATSSTLGTMLDSAGLTYDDVQHEYIGFSEHATAFDNGAIDASLTTEPNATVAEQRGVAVRMATPPEFYDNQQLAVLLYSGAFADESAEVGHCFMRAYMQAARDYVDAFQDGELTGEAGDEIAEIVTGATGLDPELYREIVPNYVDPSGAVNMDSLQKDYEFLSEQGLIDGEVAVEDIVDSSFAEAAVEDLGEYSPGDD; this comes from the coding sequence ATGCCCACGAACCTGAGACTCGCCCGCGCCTGCTCCGCCGGGGCAACGCTGATGGTCGCCACCATGCTCGCCGCCTGTGCAGGGGACAGTGGTGGAGACGGGGGTGGAGAGGGGACGCAGGCGGCGGGCGGTGATGCCTGCAGCGGCGAAGAAGTGGCCGTCGGCACCACGAACAGCGCCAGCGATGCTCCGCTCTACATCGCCCAGGACAAGGGCTACTTCGAGGACGAGGGACTGTCGGTGACCCTCCAGCCCTTCAACTCCGCCGCGCAGATGATCGCGCCATTGGGTGCGGGCGATCTGCAGGTCGGGGCCGGCGCTCCCTCGGCCGGGTTCTACAACGCGGTGGCGAGCGGTGTGGAGCTGCGCATCGTCGCCGACAAGGGTTCCATGCCCGAGAACTATGGCTACATGCCCCTCATGGTCCGTAAGGACTTGTTCGACTCCGGGGAGGTCACCGAGATCGCTGACCTCGAAGGTCGAACCGTGGCTGAACCCGCGCAGGGGACGGCGACTTCCTCGACGCTCGGCACGATGCTCGACAGCGCGGGCCTCACCTACGACGACGTCCAGCACGAGTACATCGGCTTCAGCGAGCACGCCACCGCGTTCGACAACGGAGCGATCGACGCCAGCCTGACCACGGAGCCGAACGCAACGGTGGCCGAGCAGCGGGGCGTCGCGGTCCGCATGGCCACCCCGCCGGAGTTCTACGACAACCAGCAGCTCGCCGTCCTGCTCTACAGCGGAGCGTTCGCCGACGAGTCGGCCGAGGTCGGACACTGCTTCATGCGCGCCTACATGCAAGCCGCGCGGGATTACGTGGATGCGTTCCAGGACGGGGAACTGACCGGCGAGGCGGGTGACGAGATCGCGGAGATCGTCACCGGTGCCACCGGTCTCGACCCCGAGCTGTACCGCGAGATCGTCCCGAACTACGTGGACCCGAGCGGTGCGGTGAACATGGACAGCCTGCAGAAGGACTACGAGTTCCTCTCGGAACAGGGACTCATCGACGGCGAGGTCGCGGTGGAGGACATCGTCGACTCGTCGTTCGCAGAAGCCGCGGTCGAAGACCTGGGTGAGTACAGCCCGGGCGACGACTGA
- a CDS encoding zinc-dependent alcohol dehydrogenase has product MASTVSFAGGALASVALPGGDAETRRFPMPGCDAGTGWLRVEASGICGTDVALSSTISAPTILGHHVVGEIAELGAAAARSWGVAVGDRVVLEEYLPCGRCTTCRDGHYRLCPTTDLWRGGRRVGLVPVEESPSLWGGNAEYVYLSENTVMHALPASLDPEVASWTLPLANALDWVQGAGELRAGETVVIIGPGYHGLAAVEAAVQGNAGMVIVCGRTEDRQRLALAEKQGAVVVDVSTVDVAAAIADMTDGGMADLVLDTAGSGPATFSLAASLVGRFGRLVVAGAKSPSEASIDTARLVRDLLTVRGVRGRSPDNVRRSIDLLSVGASTLGHVPTHAIGLSDVGPMLRRLSEGRGPDTPHVVVRPGVH; this is encoded by the coding sequence GTGGCTTCCACCGTCTCATTCGCGGGCGGAGCACTGGCCAGCGTCGCCCTTCCGGGAGGCGACGCGGAGACCCGGCGGTTCCCGATGCCCGGGTGCGATGCCGGCACCGGCTGGCTGCGCGTCGAGGCCAGCGGGATCTGCGGAACGGATGTCGCGCTGAGCTCGACGATCAGCGCACCGACGATCCTGGGTCACCACGTCGTCGGCGAGATCGCCGAACTCGGCGCTGCCGCGGCGCGCTCATGGGGAGTTGCCGTCGGGGATCGCGTGGTCCTGGAGGAGTACCTGCCCTGTGGGAGGTGCACGACCTGTCGCGACGGGCATTACCGCCTGTGTCCCACCACCGACCTGTGGAGGGGCGGTCGGCGCGTCGGACTGGTGCCCGTCGAGGAGAGTCCGTCGTTGTGGGGAGGGAACGCGGAGTACGTCTACCTGTCCGAGAACACGGTGATGCATGCACTCCCCGCTTCTCTCGACCCGGAGGTTGCGTCCTGGACCCTGCCCTTGGCCAACGCCCTCGACTGGGTCCAGGGTGCCGGCGAACTCCGGGCCGGAGAGACGGTGGTGATCATCGGTCCGGGCTACCACGGACTGGCCGCCGTCGAGGCCGCCGTCCAGGGCAACGCCGGCATGGTAATCGTCTGCGGTCGTACCGAGGACCGGCAGCGCCTCGCCCTCGCCGAGAAGCAGGGGGCCGTGGTCGTCGACGTCTCGACCGTCGACGTCGCGGCCGCGATCGCTGACATGACCGACGGCGGCATGGCAGATCTGGTGCTCGACACCGCGGGTTCGGGGCCAGCGACGTTCAGCCTGGCCGCTTCGCTGGTCGGACGCTTCGGCCGTCTGGTCGTGGCCGGGGCGAAGAGCCCCTCGGAGGCATCGATCGACACCGCTCGACTGGTCCGTGACCTGCTCACGGTCCGAGGGGTGCGCGGTCGTTCCCCGGACAACGTGCGACGCAGCATCGACCTGTTGTCAGTGGGCGCATCCACGCTCGGGCACGTCCCGACCCACGCGATCGGACTGAGCGATGTCGGTCCCATGCTGCGTCGACTGAGCGAGGGGAGGGGGCCGGACACGCCTCACGTGGTCGTTCGTCCAGGCGTCCACTGA
- a CDS encoding NF041680 family putative transposase, translating to MAAMDSLDPAGAVDQSSAAAGLTRLREFRGEVYQCLGRRGDELFELTDALLCAEGPVKSLVGLCLAPEHRRGHGALYDALNSGRVDADRLRVALAALPLPRMFGGRIVLAVDVSPWLRPDAATCPDRLFCHVYGRGRNADQRIPGWPYQVVAALESGPTSWTAILDAVRLGPADDATAVTAAQLRAVVGRLTGAGHWRPGDPAIMVVMDSGYDVARLAFVLADLPVHLVGRIRADRVMLAATPPRGHDSRGGRPRKHGAVMALADEATWPVPTTQASSPTARYGTAQVCSWDRMHPRLAHRGPWADHDGPLPIVEGTVIRLQVEHLPGQREAKPVWLWSSVTGPDDVDIDDLVEEVARCWQAYLRRFDLEHTFRLFKQTLGWTAPKIRSPEAGDRWTWLVIAAHTQLRLARHLAVDLRRPWEKPLPPERLTPARVRRGFRHLRAKTGHPASAPKPSRPGPGRPPGVKNRRQATRHDVGKTVRRDTTSPGDHQIRG from the coding sequence GTGGCCGCGATGGACAGTCTGGACCCAGCCGGTGCGGTTGACCAGAGCTCAGCCGCGGCAGGGTTGACGCGGCTGCGGGAGTTCCGCGGCGAGGTGTACCAGTGCCTGGGCCGGCGTGGCGATGAGCTGTTCGAGCTCACCGACGCACTGCTGTGCGCCGAGGGACCGGTGAAATCCCTGGTGGGGCTGTGCCTTGCTCCGGAGCATCGCCGTGGTCACGGCGCGCTGTACGACGCGCTCAACAGCGGACGAGTCGACGCCGACCGGCTGCGCGTCGCGCTGGCCGCGTTGCCGCTGCCGCGGATGTTCGGTGGGCGGATCGTGCTGGCCGTCGACGTCTCCCCGTGGCTGCGCCCGGACGCCGCGACCTGTCCCGACCGGCTGTTCTGCCATGTCTACGGGCGCGGGCGGAACGCCGATCAGCGGATTCCGGGCTGGCCCTATCAGGTCGTGGCCGCCCTGGAGAGCGGGCCCACCAGCTGGACGGCGATCTTGGATGCGGTGCGGCTGGGCCCGGCAGATGACGCGACCGCGGTCACCGCCGCCCAGCTGCGCGCGGTCGTGGGTCGGCTGACCGGCGCCGGGCACTGGCGCCCCGGTGACCCGGCGATCATGGTGGTGATGGACTCCGGGTACGACGTGGCCCGGCTGGCGTTCGTGCTCGCCGACCTGCCCGTGCACCTGGTCGGGCGGATCCGCGCCGACCGGGTGATGCTGGCCGCCACGCCGCCGCGGGGCCATGACTCCCGCGGCGGACGCCCCCGCAAGCACGGCGCCGTGATGGCCCTGGCCGATGAGGCCACCTGGCCGGTACCGACCACGCAGGCCAGCTCACCCACCGCGCGCTACGGAACGGCGCAGGTGTGCTCCTGGGATCGCATGCATCCGCGGCTGGCTCACCGCGGCCCCTGGGCCGACCACGACGGCCCGCTGCCGATCGTGGAAGGCACCGTGATTCGGCTGCAGGTCGAGCACCTGCCCGGACAGCGCGAGGCCAAGCCGGTCTGGCTGTGGTCATCGGTGACCGGCCCCGACGATGTCGACATCGACGACCTGGTCGAGGAGGTGGCCCGCTGCTGGCAGGCCTACCTGCGCCGCTTCGACCTGGAGCACACCTTCCGCCTGTTCAAGCAGACCCTGGGCTGGACCGCCCCGAAGATCCGCTCACCGGAGGCCGGCGACCGCTGGACCTGGCTGGTCATCGCCGCCCACACCCAGCTGCGCCTGGCCCGCCACCTCGCCGTCGATCTCCGGCGGCCCTGGGAGAAGCCGCTACCTCCCGAGCGGCTGACCCCGGCGCGGGTGCGCCGGGGGTTTCGCCACCTGCGCGCGAAGACCGGCCACCCGGCCAGCGCGCCGAAACCCTCCCGCCCGGGACCGGGACGCCCTCCCGGAGTGAAAAACCGGCGCCAAGCCACCCGTCATGACGTCGGCAAGACCGTCAGACGGGACACCACCAGCCCGGGCGACCACCAGATCAGGGGTTAA
- a CDS encoding site-specific integrase produces MGRPPLPVGTFGKIDFLVLGKDRVRARASFRDYDGHRRLVTRYGSSRAHAERRLREALRDRGTGDDPVASATSRLSEVAALWLAEVDDSDLAWGTKRLYRFTVESYILPGLGELRLREVTVPAVNRLLATVSSLHGPAAAKSTRSVLSGILGLAVRHGLLPANPVREAAIRRGSRTSRGPRALTVEETRQLRARLAADPDAVRRDLPDLVDFMLGTGVRIGEACAIQPSAIDFEAATLTVDATVIRIRGLGLVIQDSPKSTAGRRTLVLPSAVVDLLRRRIAVHPRPDADALVVFPSPQGRLRDSSNTSGDLRSALDRAEFPWVTSHVFRKTVATRLDDAGLSARQIADHLGHSRPSLTQDVYLGRGHASPEAAAALQRSR; encoded by the coding sequence ATGGGAAGGCCGCCTCTGCCAGTCGGCACCTTCGGCAAGATCGATTTCCTGGTGCTCGGCAAGGACCGGGTTCGGGCACGCGCGAGCTTCCGGGACTACGACGGCCACCGTCGCCTGGTCACCCGCTACGGATCCAGCCGCGCACACGCCGAGCGGCGGCTCCGCGAGGCGCTGCGTGACCGCGGCACCGGGGACGATCCGGTCGCCAGCGCTACCAGCCGGCTCAGCGAGGTGGCGGCCCTCTGGCTCGCCGAGGTGGACGACAGCGACCTGGCCTGGGGCACCAAACGGCTGTACCGGTTCACCGTCGAGTCCTACATCCTGCCCGGCCTGGGCGAGCTGCGACTGCGCGAGGTCACCGTCCCCGCCGTCAACCGGCTACTCGCCACGGTGAGCAGCCTCCACGGGCCCGCGGCGGCCAAGTCCACCCGCAGCGTCCTGTCCGGCATCCTCGGCCTGGCCGTGCGCCACGGGCTGCTGCCCGCCAACCCGGTCCGGGAAGCCGCAATCCGGCGCGGGTCCCGCACGTCCCGCGGCCCCCGGGCGCTGACCGTCGAGGAGACCCGCCAACTGCGGGCCCGACTGGCCGCCGACCCCGACGCGGTGCGCCGGGACCTGCCGGACCTGGTCGACTTCATGCTCGGCACCGGCGTGCGCATAGGCGAGGCCTGCGCTATTCAGCCCTCCGCGATCGACTTCGAAGCGGCCACCCTCACGGTCGATGCCACCGTCATCCGTATCCGCGGGCTGGGACTGGTTATCCAGGACTCCCCCAAGTCCACCGCGGGCCGCCGCACCCTCGTGCTCCCGTCAGCCGTTGTCGACCTGCTCCGCCGCCGAATCGCCGTCCACCCGAGACCCGACGCGGACGCTTTGGTCGTCTTTCCCAGCCCGCAGGGCCGACTGCGCGATTCGAGCAACACCAGCGGCGACCTGCGCTCGGCTCTCGACCGCGCCGAGTTCCCGTGGGTCACCTCGCACGTGTTCCGCAAGACGGTCGCGACCCGACTGGACGACGCCGGCCTGTCCGCTCGGCAGATCGCCGACCACCTCGGGCACAGCCGACCCAGCCTTACCCAGGACGTCTACCTCGGGCGCGGTCACGCCAGCCCCGAGGCCGCCGCAGCGCTCCAGCGGTCTCGGTAG
- a CDS encoding IclR family transcriptional regulator: MPNHLRRNRQPAAQAPTPSEPVTSSVDNALWLLQLVGERPALRVAEAAELLGVARSTAHRLLTSLRRRGFVIQDRPNGAYRPGPVLYEVGLAAVSRIDIRDVARPVLEHLRDTTQETVSLAVLEGVTVRFIDCMESPRSVRVGNRTGVVRPAHATALGKAILAGLPETELERRYPGGLLPPTATSAAMTEMTELREELDETRQRGFATNWEESADGVCAIAIALRDTVGQPLAGLGISAPSSRMGTPEAILEFAPALLAGGELVRERLHVAR; this comes from the coding sequence ATGCCGAATCATCTGCGCCGCAATCGACAACCGGCAGCGCAAGCTCCTACGCCGTCGGAACCGGTGACCAGCTCCGTCGACAACGCCCTCTGGCTGCTCCAGCTCGTGGGCGAGCGGCCGGCGCTGCGTGTTGCCGAGGCCGCCGAGCTGCTGGGGGTCGCGCGCTCGACCGCCCATCGGCTCCTCACGTCGCTGCGCCGGCGCGGCTTTGTCATCCAGGACCGGCCGAACGGCGCCTACCGCCCCGGACCGGTGCTGTACGAGGTCGGGCTCGCCGCCGTCAGCCGCATCGACATCCGGGATGTCGCCCGCCCTGTCTTGGAGCACTTGCGCGACACGACTCAGGAGACGGTCAGCCTCGCCGTACTGGAGGGCGTAACGGTTCGCTTCATCGACTGCATGGAAAGTCCCCGATCGGTTCGTGTCGGGAACCGGACGGGCGTCGTACGTCCAGCGCACGCCACGGCGCTCGGAAAGGCGATCCTGGCAGGTCTGCCGGAGACCGAGCTCGAACGCCGCTATCCCGGCGGCCTCCTCCCGCCGACCGCCACGTCCGCGGCGATGACGGAGATGACAGAATTGCGGGAAGAGCTGGACGAGACGCGCCAACGCGGATTCGCGACGAACTGGGAAGAGAGTGCCGACGGCGTCTGCGCCATCGCGATAGCACTCCGCGACACTGTTGGTCAACCATTGGCCGGGTTAGGCATCTCAGCGCCGAGCTCCCGGATGGGAACTCCCGAAGCCATCCTGGAATTCGCCCCGGCCCTCCTCGCAGGCGGCGAGCTCGTGCGAGAGCGGCTGCACGTGGCTCGGTGA
- a CDS encoding PDR/VanB family oxidoreductase, with amino-acid sequence MLREPYGRGGSKEVHDTALVGKLLTVRGPRNHFELVPAKRYLFIAGGIGITPIRAMVEHVNRRGDDWRLVYGGRSRSSMAFLSELTGYGEDRVQLVPQDEKGMLDLDAVLETAEPDTVVYCCGPEGLIRSVEQRCLRTPAREIHVERFGATGALKKAAVAVPVVEDTDQQSFEVELRRSGATMTVPPDRTILEVVREAVPEAMSSCEEGFCGTCETKVLEGIPEHHDTILSPAEREKGKTMMICVGRSKTPRLVLDL; translated from the coding sequence GTGCTCCGCGAGCCGTACGGCCGAGGCGGGTCGAAGGAAGTGCACGACACCGCACTGGTCGGCAAGCTCCTCACCGTTCGCGGCCCGCGCAACCACTTCGAGCTGGTCCCGGCCAAGCGCTATCTCTTCATCGCCGGGGGCATCGGCATCACCCCTATCCGCGCCATGGTGGAACACGTCAACAGGAGAGGCGACGATTGGCGTCTGGTGTACGGCGGTCGTTCTCGGAGCTCCATGGCGTTCCTCTCGGAATTGACCGGCTACGGTGAGGACCGCGTCCAGCTGGTCCCTCAGGACGAAAAGGGCATGCTCGACCTTGACGCCGTGCTGGAGACGGCCGAGCCGGACACGGTCGTCTACTGCTGTGGGCCCGAGGGGCTGATCCGATCGGTGGAGCAACGGTGTCTGCGCACACCGGCCCGGGAAATCCACGTCGAACGCTTCGGAGCCACCGGCGCCCTCAAGAAGGCTGCGGTCGCGGTCCCCGTCGTCGAGGACACGGACCAGCAGAGCTTCGAGGTGGAGCTGCGCCGGTCCGGCGCGACCATGACCGTCCCGCCGGACCGAACCATCCTCGAGGTCGTCCGCGAGGCCGTGCCTGAGGCGATGTCATCCTGCGAGGAGGGCTTCTGTGGCACGTGCGAGACGAAGGTCCTCGAGGGAATTCCGGAGCACCACGACACCATCCTCTCTCCTGCGGAAAGGGAGAAGGGGAAGACCATGATGATCTGTGTCGGTCGATCCAAGACGCCACGGCTCGTGCTCGATCTCTGA
- a CDS encoding MFS transporter, with the protein MRKFAFGTNLAIAMGAGPLLLYALSAMSALVITDLELSRTQFGSLATFAFVVAAASSAVLGRSVDRYSGRSVMIALYVGCALAIILAAVAGSMAWLLVAVAISGCAQSLSNPVTNRLISTHVVTGRRGLLMGTKQAGVQMSQFFAGAALPALALLLGWRGAMALCSLVAVVGLMLVRRSIPADRLTAAASVVRSPPGRLPTAVWWLAAYAVLTGAALQAANTYLPLFAYEELGLSVTVAGLSAAVVGGIGLIARIGFGHVADRMAHPHRALSALAGTAALGAMSLLAASITGLSWLMWSGAAIFGARGIATNVVVMIALLRVSPLRIVGTASGTVAIGLYLGFALGPISFGFIVDASGSYHFGWLAMTVAYGAASLLGLLWGRRQAVTDSTRNV; encoded by the coding sequence ATGCGGAAGTTCGCCTTCGGGACCAATCTGGCGATCGCGATGGGAGCCGGCCCGCTCCTGCTCTACGCACTGAGCGCAATGAGCGCTCTGGTGATCACCGACCTGGAGCTGAGCCGAACTCAATTCGGTTCCCTCGCGACTTTCGCCTTCGTCGTTGCCGCCGCCAGCTCGGCAGTCCTGGGGCGGTCGGTAGACCGCTACAGCGGCCGGTCGGTCATGATCGCGCTCTATGTCGGATGTGCTCTGGCGATCATCCTTGCCGCGGTCGCCGGGTCGATGGCCTGGCTCCTGGTCGCCGTAGCCATATCCGGTTGTGCTCAGTCGCTGTCGAACCCGGTGACCAACCGTCTGATCTCCACGCATGTCGTCACCGGACGCCGAGGCCTGCTGATGGGGACGAAGCAGGCGGGTGTCCAGATGAGTCAGTTCTTCGCGGGAGCGGCGCTGCCGGCGCTCGCGCTGCTCTTGGGATGGCGTGGGGCGATGGCTCTCTGCTCACTCGTGGCCGTCGTCGGACTCATGCTCGTGCGGAGGTCCATCCCCGCCGACCGGCTGACCGCTGCAGCATCCGTCGTGCGCTCCCCACCTGGGCGGCTGCCCACGGCGGTCTGGTGGCTGGCGGCCTACGCAGTCCTCACCGGTGCTGCCCTGCAGGCGGCCAATACGTATCTCCCGCTGTTCGCCTACGAAGAGCTCGGGCTGTCCGTCACCGTGGCGGGCTTGAGCGCAGCGGTGGTCGGTGGAATTGGGCTGATCGCCAGAATCGGCTTCGGTCACGTCGCGGACCGGATGGCGCACCCCCATCGAGCACTGAGTGCTCTCGCGGGGACCGCTGCCCTGGGGGCCATGTCTCTGCTCGCTGCGAGCATCACCGGCCTGTCGTGGTTGATGTGGTCAGGGGCGGCCATCTTCGGTGCGAGGGGTATTGCCACGAACGTCGTCGTGATGATCGCGTTGCTGCGAGTGAGCCCGCTGCGAATCGTCGGTACCGCTTCCGGCACCGTGGCCATCGGTCTCTACCTCGGCTTCGCCTTGGGGCCGATCTCCTTCGGCTTCATCGTCGACGCCTCAGGCTCCTACCACTTCGGCTGGCTGGCCATGACGGTGGCGTACGGTGCTGCGTCGCTCCTGGGACTCCTCTGGGGCCGGCGACAAGCCGTCACGGACAGCACAAGAAACGTCTAA
- a CDS encoding ABC transporter permease: protein MTTTALPQTDVTNPVLEPPKARRRRFTGRTRDNLLAVATPVLLLALWELLAQTGVIDTRFFPAPSRIFERMLDLMATGQLLDHMLASLQRLFIGFWVGLIPALILGVIMGLSRPVRAAFSPLVSGTYPIPKSALLPLILLIFGLGESSKIVMVAIGVFYPVVMNTMAGVMQVAPIYYDVANNYGASKWQVFRSVAVPGAMPNIMTGIELGAGLGLILIAIAEMVGATSGLGFMIWNAWQLFSVETMYVGLLVIAIIGYLLSVVIGLVARLVMPWRAER from the coding sequence ATGACCACCACCGCACTTCCACAGACCGACGTCACCAACCCCGTCCTCGAGCCACCCAAGGCCCGGCGGCGACGATTCACCGGTCGGACCCGGGACAATCTGCTCGCCGTCGCGACCCCGGTCCTGCTGCTGGCTCTCTGGGAGTTGCTGGCCCAAACCGGTGTCATAGACACCCGCTTCTTCCCGGCACCGAGCAGAATCTTCGAGCGGATGCTCGACCTCATGGCGACCGGCCAGCTGCTGGACCACATGCTCGCCAGCCTCCAGCGCTTGTTCATCGGATTCTGGGTAGGGCTGATCCCGGCGCTGATCCTCGGCGTGATCATGGGGCTGAGCCGACCGGTTCGCGCCGCATTCAGTCCCCTGGTCTCCGGCACGTATCCCATTCCCAAGAGCGCGCTCCTGCCGCTCATCCTGTTGATCTTTGGACTCGGCGAGAGCTCCAAGATCGTCATGGTCGCCATCGGCGTGTTCTACCCCGTCGTCATGAACACCATGGCGGGAGTCATGCAGGTCGCTCCCATCTACTACGACGTGGCCAATAACTACGGGGCCAGTAAGTGGCAGGTGTTCCGATCGGTAGCCGTGCCGGGCGCCATGCCAAACATCATGACGGGAATCGAACTCGGCGCAGGCCTGGGACTGATCCTGATCGCCATCGCCGAGATGGTCGGCGCCACGTCGGGGCTCGGATTCATGATCTGGAACGCCTGGCAGTTGTTCTCGGTCGAGACCATGTACGTCGGCTTGCTGGTCATCGCGATCATCGGCTACCTGCTCTCGGTCGTCATCGGCCTGGTCGCCCGACTGGTCATGCCCTGGAGAGCCGAGCGGTGA
- a CDS encoding ABC transporter ATP-binding protein, with protein MAVGTSSSAAVATHVGATPTAGDAAETDIKVSIRGLVKQFDTKGRAVTALSKLDLDIPRGQFFVIVGPSGCGKTTLLRIVAGLEEPTAGEVVVREHSKERPANSMVFQGDSIFPWMTVWENASYGLRLRGVPAKEIKETVGEYLQKTGLSDFRDSYPHQLSGGMRQRVSIARAFANDPDVLLMDEPFSALDEQNKTLLQSELLRIWDETRKTVLFITHSVDEAVTLGDRIMVMTARPGAAKAFVDVPFERPRDVLEIRHRPEYGEIVYDIWQNLRDEVARSHSESQANVPTGKRRFRR; from the coding sequence ATGGCCGTAGGGACCAGTTCATCGGCAGCAGTCGCGACGCACGTCGGCGCCACGCCGACTGCGGGCGACGCTGCCGAGACCGACATCAAGGTCTCGATCCGAGGCCTCGTGAAGCAGTTCGACACCAAGGGCAGGGCGGTCACGGCCCTGTCGAAGCTGGACCTCGACATCCCACGGGGACAGTTCTTCGTCATCGTGGGGCCGAGTGGCTGTGGGAAGACCACCTTGCTTCGCATCGTGGCCGGCCTGGAGGAACCCACCGCCGGTGAGGTGGTGGTCCGCGAGCACAGCAAGGAGAGGCCGGCCAACTCGATGGTCTTCCAGGGGGACTCCATCTTCCCGTGGATGACGGTGTGGGAGAACGCCTCGTACGGCCTCCGGCTGCGGGGCGTCCCGGCGAAGGAGATCAAGGAAACCGTGGGGGAGTACCTCCAGAAGACGGGGCTGAGCGACTTCCGGGACAGTTATCCGCACCAGCTCTCGGGTGGGATGCGCCAACGGGTCTCGATCGCCCGGGCCTTCGCCAACGACCCCGACGTGCTACTGATGGACGAGCCGTTCTCCGCCCTGGACGAGCAGAACAAGACACTCCTCCAATCGGAGCTCCTGCGAATCTGGGACGAGACACGCAAGACGGTGCTCTTCATCACCCACAGCGTGGACGAGGCCGTCACGCTCGGGGACAGGATCATGGTCATGACCGCGCGTCCCGGTGCGGCCAAGGCGTTCGTCGATGTCCCGTTCGAGCGGCCGAGGGACGTTCTGGAAATTCGGCACCGGCCCGAGTACGGCGAGATCGTCTACGACATCTGGCAGAACCTCCGTGATGAGGTCGCGCGCAGCCACAGCGAGAGCCAGGCGAACGTCCCGACGGGGAAGCGGAGATTCCGCCGATGA